ACCGGCATGGGAATCGCCGAGCAGCACCATGCGCGCTTCCGCCTCGCTGCCCGCGCCGAGCAGGCAGCCGTGCCCGCGCGGTTCCACCGCCTTGTTCGCATCCACCACGCATCCCTTCGGCCCGCGCGCGGGAACGTCGTGTTCCCGCTCCGCGATCAGCGTCGCCTCGCTCGCGCGTCCCGGCCAGCCGTCGCGTATATCGGTCGCAATGCCGGCGGCGAAGAGAAGGGCGAGTGTCGCAAGCGCCGTGCCGATGATGCGGCTGCGGGTTCGCGTCGTGGCGCTGTGCCCGCGAAAGGGTTTTTCGATGAAGTGCCAGCTCGCCACCGACACGGCGAGAATGACCGCCAGCGCCAGCGCGATTTCCACCGGTGTCAATGCGCGGGAGAGATAGATTTTCGTATAGACGAGGATCGGCCAGTGCCAGAGGTAAAGCGAATAGGAGATGAGCCCGATAAAGACCACCGGCCGCCAGGAAAGAAGCCGCCCCGCCGCGGTCGTCTCGTGCCGCCCGGAGATGATGATGAGCGCCGCGCCGAGGCAGGGAAAGAGAGCCGTGAGGCCGGGAAAGATCGTCTGTCCACTGACATAGATGAAGCAGGGCGCGATGGCGAGCGCCAGTCCCGCCCATGCCAGGCCTTCATTCGTCCTGCGTTCGAATACAGGCATAAAGCCGAGCGCAATGACGGCACCCATCAGCAACTCCCAGGCGCGCAGCGGCGAGTAATAGAATGCCGCCATCGGGCTCGCCACCGCCGCGTAGCAGGCAAGGGCGAAGGAGCCCCCCAGCGCAAGCCAGACAAGCGCGCGGCGGAAAGGCAGAAAGAAAGACGTCGCCAGCAGCGCCATGGCGAGCGGCCAGAGCAAATAGAATTGCTCCTCGACCGACAGCGACCATGTATGCAGCAGCGGGTTGTCGCCCGCCGCCGGCGCGAAATAATCGGTCTCCATCCTGAAATAGAAATTGGACACGAAGGCCGCCGTGGAGGCGAGCCTCGCCCCGTAATTCTCCATCTCGCCCGGCGGCAGGATGAACCAGGCGGCGAGGGAGGCGGCAATGGCCGCGGCGGCATAGGCCGGCAGGATGCGGCGGATGCGCCGGTCGTAGAAATTCAGCAGCGAAAAGCGCTTCTCCGCGACCTCGTCAAAGAGAATGCGGGTAATCAGATAGCCCGATATGACGAAGAAAATATCGACCCCGACAAAGCCGCCGGTGATGCCCGGCACGCCCGCATGGTAAAGAACCACGGACAGCACCGCGATGCACCGAAGACCATCGATGTCCCGGCGGTATTTCAGGCCGGGGCTGCCGGTAGCGGGGGCGCTGAACGACATGGAGCGGGAGCCTTCTGGACGGTGCCGGGGAAAAGCAGAAGCGGGGCCGGGTGCGGCACCATCATTGCAAGAGAATCTTCGCCAAACCAGCGCGATATGATCCGCCCATTCGGATAGTATCGCAGCAGCGGCGTTTTAAAAGGGGTCCGGATCTTGAGCTTCGATGATGGCGAGCGGCCGGGTGCCGGAAAGGAAACCGGCGGCGCCGAGCCCGCCCGGCACAAGCCGGGCACCCTTGTGCAGAAATCATTGACGGGTGCCTTCTGGACCTTCGGCGGCTCCGTCGTCCAGGCGGTCATGAAGATGCTGGTCCTCGCCGTTCTGGCGCGCCTGCTGACACCGCATGATTTCGGCGTGGTCGGCGCGGCGATGGTCGTGGTCGGCCTGCTCAACATATTCACGCAGCTCGGCGTCGGCCCGGCCATTGTCCAGCGGGTGGATTTGACCGACACGCATATAAAGACCGGCCAGACGCTCTCTCTCGCCATGGGTTTCATCACCGGCGCCATCTTCTATTTCTCGGCGCCCGCCATCGAAGGCTTCTTCCGCATCGACGGGGTTGCCGATGTGGTCCGCGTGCTGGCTTTCGTTTTTCCGCTGAAGGGCATGGCGATCGTCGCAGAGGGCCTTCTCCAGCGCAACATGCGCTTCCGCGACATGGCCGCCGTTGAATCCGCCAGCTATATTTTCGGCTATGCGCCGGCGGCCATCGTGCTTGCCGCGCTCGGCTGGGGGGCGGAGGCGCTTGCCATCGGCCTTCTGGCGCAGGCATTCCTGCTGCGCGTCGCCTATCGCTTTCTGGTCCGGCAGAAATTTTCGCTGGCGCTGGATAGCGGCGCGATGAAGCAATTGCTGAATTATGGCGGCGGCCACACGCTGGCGCGGCTCGGCAATTTCTCCGCCCTCAATGCGGATAATCTGGTCGTCGGCCGCTGGCTGGGGGCAGAGGCGCTCGGCATCTATGCGCGCTCCTATCAACTTATCATGCAGCCTGCCAATCTTTTCGGCACCGTGGTCGACAAGGTGCTCTTCCCGGCCATGGCGAGCGTGCAGGATGACAAGGAGCGCCTCGCCCGCGCCTATGAGCGGCTTACCGGCGTCGTGGCGATGATAACCCTGCCATTGAGCTTTGTGCTGATCGTCCTCGCGGATGAACTGATCCTCACGGTTCTCGGCGGGCAGTGGGGCGGCGTCGTCCTGCCGTTCCAGATTCTGGTTGTCACGCTGGTTTTCCGCACGGCCTACAAATTGGGGGACTCCTTGTGGCGTGCGGTAGGGGCGACTTATCGCGGAGCGGCTCGTCAGTGGACATATGCTGCCGCAGTGCTAGCCGGGGCGGCGTTTGGGCAGTTTTGGGGCATATCCGGCGTGGCCACTGGTGTAGGAATTGCAATTGCGGTGAACTTCTGGCTTACGCTGCTGATGTGTCGCAAGCTGATTAATATATCGCTCAAGAAGATCGGTGGGGCCTTGTTGCGTCATTTCGCCATCGCCCTTGCGGTGGGGGGTATAGCGCTGGCAGGCAAGCTTGCAATGTTGGAGTTTGGAGTTTCGGGGCCCGTCATACTGGTTGTAACCGGAGCCCTTTTGGCGGTATGCGCAATGTTGGCGTATCGTTTTTTAATAAGCATCTTCGGTGCCGAGGGCGAGTGGCTCAGAGATGTTGTTGTCGAAAAAATAAGTAAGAGAAAACGCTCCAGGACATTTGGGCGGTAGCGTAGCGCGAATTTTTTAAAGCAAAACAGTGGGGCTCATATGACATCGGAACTTCGACGCAAGTGGCGCAAAGTCAAACCTTCGTTCGTCGATACTGCCCTACGCCGGGCATATCCTCTATGGAGAGAGCTCAAGACTTTGTCGATGGCATGGCCCACGCTTTGGCGATATGCCATCGCATCTCAACGGGAATGGAAAAAAAGTCTGCCCGTTCAAGCGCATTCTTCCGTGCAAATATCGGGACTCCAAAATCTGGACGATATGGACGCCTTTTCTCGATGGCTGGGAATTATGGGCGCGCCGGAAGGGCATGACTCGTACTACTTGTCTCCGAGCAACTGGCGGAAGTCTTCACTAGCATTTCTTCTGGATCGCTACCCTTCGAATGTGGGCCTGAAAGTAAGCAAGAGTGCTGGAGGCGTTGATGCGTTTTATTCTCGCTTGTTTGCGGGGCGAAAGGCTCAGCAACTGCTGTCTGGAAGTCACAAAAGCCAGACCCTTTTATATAATTTTCTGTGCCTGAAAGGAATAAGCCCGCGACTCTATGATTTGGTAGAGATGGTCGATGAAGCAGGGAATAAACGCACTGCATACGTGGTCGAGCATGTAGAAGGGTCTGCTCCGAGTGCGGATGAACTCGACAGCGTCGTCTCTCGGCTAAAGTCTCTTGAGAGAGAGGGAATGATCAGGCTTGTTAGTGGCGACGGTTGGGAAAGCAGGGATTTTCAACGGCCAGACGGAAATGGAAATGTCGTTGTCGTTTCAGGACAGCAACCTCTTTACGTGGACGTGCATAATTTCATATTGGGCCGCTACGACCGGCATCTAAAGGAGACGGCGCGCGCAGTTTCCGGTGCGAGCCATTTTGGAAATAAAAGTATTCTTTTGGGCGGGAGCTATCTTTATCAAGAGATCCCCGGCATCCCTCTACCGGCAAAGCGGTCTCCGGCGCAGCGTATGAAAATCTATGACAGCTTGCTTGCCTCAGCAGGTGTCGATCTTTCTGGAAAAGTTGTTATGGATGTGGGTTGCAACCTCGGCCTCATGGGGGCCGAATATCTGCGACGGGGTGCGGCATGGGTTCATGGTTGGGATATGCCTCACGTCGTGGATGCATCTCATCAAACACTTTTATCCATTGGGTGTACGCGGTTCTCGCATACACCTGCGCATCTTTCCGACGACCTAAATCTGTTTGAAAGCTTGCCGGATCATATAAAGACAATTGATCGCGACGATGGTGTGCTCAATTATCTTGCAATCCGAGGGCATGTCGGTTGGTTGCGCGACATAAAGAACCTGCCTTGGCGGTTCATGATCTATGAGGGGCATCAAGACGACGCGCCTCTTGAACAATATGTTGCCGAGCTGAATGAATGGTTGCCTGTTCGCGTTGTAGCGCACAGCTCGGTGTTTGATGCAAATTCAACCAGTAGGGACAGCGCCATTATACAGCGCATCTGATTTGGCGTTATGCTGTCATATTCTCGACATGAAAACTTCACACCACAGTCAAAAGGGTAGGCGATAATTCAAGTCCGATGTGTTTTGTGTGTGGCGTGTGATGGTGATGATCGAGAGGCGGTATTTGCTGGCGGGTGGATGCCCTCGCAGCGGCACCACGATGCTGGCGGCCATGCTGGGCGCATCGCCCGAATGTATCGCGCCGCCTGAATCCGATTTCCTCATACCTCTCGCGAAGGCCATAAAAGGCGGCGAAATTCCCGCCACCGTCGATGCCATGCGCGGTTTCATCTCCGGCCATTGGCGCTTCCGCTTCTGGAATGTCGAAATCGAGGACCGTCCGCTTGCAATCGAGCAGCCGAACGATCCGTGGAGCATCTACCGGGCCGTCATTTTCGATGCGGTCGATTGTTATGCCCGGGCAAACGGCAAGCCCGATTGGCGGGTCTGGGTCGATCACCGGCCGGACAATATCCGCTGGGCGCGGTTCCTGGTCGACACCTTCCCGGATGCGGGCCTCGTGCATATCGTTCGCGACGGGCGGGCGGTGGCGCGCTCCGTCATTCCGCTCGACTGGGGCGCGAACGAAATTCTCTCTGCGGCCGATTTCTGGACCTCGCGCACGGCCTATGGTCTCGCCGCCGAGGCGTCCTTGCCCGGCAAGGTTCACCGCGTCCGCTATGAGGACATACTGGCCGAGCCGGAAGCCGAGCTTCGGCGTATTTGCGAGGCGATGGATATTTCCTTTACCGGGGATATGATCGAAAATCCGTCTACGGATGTTCCCTCCTATACGCAGGGCCAGCACCGGCATGTCGGGCAGCAGGTCAACAAGGCGCAGGCCGAGGCATGGCGTCAGGGCCTCACCCCCCATGAGATTGAACTTTTCGAAAGCAAGGCAGCATGGCTGCTGGAGCAACTGGGCTATGACTGCGTGGCGGGCATGGTGTCGCGAGGGCCGACCTTCGCCGAACGTTTGCAGGCGCAGCTTCGGAGCAAACTTATCCGCGGGCCTCTCAACAAGTATCTCGGAAAGGCGCGCCGGCGCCGTGCACTTGAGAGCTAGACCGTCTTGTCTATCGGGAGGCACCGGGCGCGTCCCGCCTGCCCCGGGGATTAGTTCTCTTCCGCGTCCCGGCAATTCTCGCATGACGGTTTCATGACAGTTCAATGACGGTCATTTCCG
Above is a window of Parvibaculum lavamentivorans DS-1 DNA encoding:
- a CDS encoding acyltransferase family protein is translated as MSFSAPATGSPGLKYRRDIDGLRCIAVLSVVLYHAGVPGITGGFVGVDIFFVISGYLITRILFDEVAEKRFSLLNFYDRRIRRILPAYAAAAIAASLAAWFILPPGEMENYGARLASTAAFVSNFYFRMETDYFAPAAGDNPLLHTWSLSVEEQFYLLWPLAMALLATSFFLPFRRALVWLALGGSFALACYAAVASPMAAFYYSPLRAWELLMGAVIALGFMPVFERRTNEGLAWAGLALAIAPCFIYVSGQTIFPGLTALFPCLGAALIIISGRHETTAAGRLLSWRPVVFIGLISYSLYLWHWPILVYTKIYLSRALTPVEIALALAVILAVSVASWHFIEKPFRGHSATTRTRSRIIGTALATLALLFAAGIATDIRDGWPGRASEATLIAEREHDVPARGPKGCVVDANKAVEPRGHGCLLGAGSEAEARMVLLGDSHAGSYAAAIDAAGKERGFGALQWTKSACTPLLEAEPLSTGILEGNSDGSCRAFMKNAVAKLAGMERIDTVFIAGFWSNATTDREAVAARAPAAPETYREFAEGLQSLVSALRGAGKRVVLLGQAPVYPNGGGDCVIRQRFLQKNDREICKVPRAYEEAMLSPAHAVLADIAAKDEGVLVYQGWEKFCEGAFCHATFDGHIVVRDEHHMSYLASRSHAPGIAVLIEGRRRGGRG
- a CDS encoding lipopolysaccharide biosynthesis protein encodes the protein MSFDDGERPGAGKETGGAEPARHKPGTLVQKSLTGAFWTFGGSVVQAVMKMLVLAVLARLLTPHDFGVVGAAMVVVGLLNIFTQLGVGPAIVQRVDLTDTHIKTGQTLSLAMGFITGAIFYFSAPAIEGFFRIDGVADVVRVLAFVFPLKGMAIVAEGLLQRNMRFRDMAAVESASYIFGYAPAAIVLAALGWGAEALAIGLLAQAFLLRVAYRFLVRQKFSLALDSGAMKQLLNYGGGHTLARLGNFSALNADNLVVGRWLGAEALGIYARSYQLIMQPANLFGTVVDKVLFPAMASVQDDKERLARAYERLTGVVAMITLPLSFVLIVLADELILTVLGGQWGGVVLPFQILVVTLVFRTAYKLGDSLWRAVGATYRGAARQWTYAAAVLAGAAFGQFWGISGVATGVGIAIAVNFWLTLLMCRKLINISLKKIGGALLRHFAIALAVGGIALAGKLAMLEFGVSGPVILVVTGALLAVCAMLAYRFLISIFGAEGEWLRDVVVEKISKRKRSRTFGR
- a CDS encoding sulfotransferase family protein is translated as MIERRYLLAGGCPRSGTTMLAAMLGASPECIAPPESDFLIPLAKAIKGGEIPATVDAMRGFISGHWRFRFWNVEIEDRPLAIEQPNDPWSIYRAVIFDAVDCYARANGKPDWRVWVDHRPDNIRWARFLVDTFPDAGLVHIVRDGRAVARSVIPLDWGANEILSAADFWTSRTAYGLAAEASLPGKVHRVRYEDILAEPEAELRRICEAMDISFTGDMIENPSTDVPSYTQGQHRHVGQQVNKAQAEAWRQGLTPHEIELFESKAAWLLEQLGYDCVAGMVSRGPTFAERLQAQLRSKLIRGPLNKYLGKARRRRALES